One window from the genome of Dyadobacter sp. CECT 9275 encodes:
- the sucC gene encoding ADP-forming succinate--CoA ligase subunit beta has protein sequence MNIHEYQGKSVLKKYGVRIQEGLVADTPDKAVEVARELSQQTGTKWYVVKSQIHAGGRGKGKIVGTEQRGVALAKSVEDVRTISNNILGKVLVTHQTGPDGKRVNKVLIAEDVYYPGPSEPKEYYLSILLDRAQNRNVIMASTEGGMDIEEVAEHTPEKIMKEWIDPRVGLQPFQARKVAFALGLEGDAFKEMVKFITSLYKAYVESDSSMFEINPVLKTSDNKILAVDAKVDLDDNALFRHPELAEMRDTNEEDPLEVEAGANNLNYVKLDGNVGCMVNGAGLAMATMDLIKLSGGEPANFLDVGGGANARTVEAGFRIILKDPNVKAILINIFGGIVRCDRVAAGVVEAYKAIGEIPVPIIVRLQGTNAEEGARIINESGLKVQSAIEFKEAAAKVSEVLAELGV, from the coding sequence ATGAATATTCACGAATATCAAGGCAAAAGCGTTCTCAAAAAATATGGTGTACGTATTCAGGAAGGGCTTGTTGCAGACACTCCTGACAAAGCTGTAGAAGTTGCGCGTGAGCTAAGCCAGCAAACTGGTACCAAGTGGTATGTGGTTAAATCACAGATACATGCCGGTGGCCGTGGAAAAGGCAAGATTGTAGGCACCGAACAGCGCGGTGTAGCACTTGCAAAATCAGTAGAGGATGTCCGCACGATATCGAACAACATTCTTGGAAAAGTGCTTGTTACGCATCAGACCGGCCCGGATGGTAAGCGTGTAAATAAGGTTCTTATAGCAGAAGATGTATACTACCCTGGCCCGAGTGAACCCAAAGAATACTATTTGTCGATCCTGCTGGACCGCGCCCAGAACCGGAACGTGATCATGGCAAGTACAGAAGGTGGTATGGATATTGAGGAGGTTGCAGAACATACTCCCGAAAAAATAATGAAAGAGTGGATCGACCCGCGTGTTGGTCTGCAGCCGTTCCAGGCTCGTAAGGTAGCCTTTGCTCTGGGCCTGGAAGGAGATGCTTTTAAGGAAATGGTGAAATTTATCACCTCTCTTTACAAAGCTTACGTTGAAAGTGATTCTTCCATGTTTGAAATAAATCCGGTTCTGAAAACATCGGATAACAAAATTCTTGCTGTTGATGCAAAGGTGGACCTGGACGACAACGCGCTTTTCCGCCACCCCGAACTCGCAGAAATGCGTGATACCAATGAGGAAGATCCTCTGGAGGTGGAAGCTGGTGCCAACAACCTGAACTATGTAAAACTTGACGGTAACGTGGGTTGTATGGTAAATGGTGCAGGTCTGGCCATGGCAACCATGGACCTTATTAAGTTATCAGGTGGAGAACCTGCTAACTTCCTGGATGTTGGGGGTGGTGCAAATGCAAGAACTGTTGAAGCTGGTTTCCGTATCATCCTGAAAGATCCTAATGTTAAAGCGATCCTGATCAATATCTTTGGAGGTATCGTTCGTTGTGACCGTGTGGCTGCCGGTGTTGTGGAAGCATACAAAGCAATTGGTGAAATTCCCGTACCAATTATCGTTCGTTTGCAGGGTACAAATGCAGAGGAAGGAGCACGGATTATCAACGAATCAGGCTTGAAAGTTCAGTCTGCTATTGAATTTAAGGAAGCTGCTGCGAAGGTTTCAGAAGTTTTAGCAGAACTTGGCGTATAA